gacatctgctatgaaaaatcctttccttagggtttttcctcctgagaagctgagaggcctcaggaacaaaatgtaaacagtggttatctgctgctgtggaatgcaacaggtgcaactgtgattggcccatgttagttgtttctaattaatggccaatcacaatcagctggctcggacagagagtccgagccacaagcttttgttatcgttctttctttttctattctttctttctattctttctttctattctttctttctattcctttctattcttatcTTAAGGATTTCTTagaagaaatcctttcttctattctttgagtatagttttaatataatacatatcataaaataataaatcaagccttctgaaacatagagtcagatcttcatctcttccctcattctaATACCcttgtgaacatggtcacaccCCAGgacaagatgagagatgagaatctgactccaagttctcagaaggctcatatcatatcatatcatatcatatcatatcatatcacatcttatgctatactaaaactatactgaagaaagagaaaggatacatcagaaggcataccaagaatgaataataaaaccCCGTGACTCCTCAGAGCCTCGACACTGCTGGgccatgattggtcattaaattaaaacaatttgcATGCTGGATGAACagtctccaaatcacattccaaagcagcaaaacagggaggagctgaagcttcccagcttcccaggagaagaaatcctggcaaagggatttttcagttGATACCACGGTGACAGGGGAGGCTGCAGCGTGACCAAAGGTgtgacagagcctgtgtttCCCCTCAGGTGTCCAAGGTGCTGCTGGGCGCCCACGCCCTGCTGGCCAATGGCTCTGTCATGTCCCGCGTGGGGACCTCGCAGATCGCGCTGGTCTCCAAGGCCTACAACGTGCCCGTCCTCGTCTGCTGCGAGACGTACAAGTTCTGCGAGCGGGTGCAGACAGATTCCTTTGTCTCCAACGAGCTGGGTACGCCTTCTGTCCCTTTCCCCCACCTGGCACCTTCGCTCCCGGTCCCTGCTGTGGACCATGACAGGCTGCTCGGCCCTGCCATCCCTCCTCCTGGGCAGGGGGTCCCTTGCAGGCAGGGGTGgtgtgtgctgctccaggggcAGGATGGAGAGGTGCTGTCCCCCCCTGATCCTGATGGCTTCTCCACTCTCTGCAGATGACCCTGATGACCTGATTGTGCTCCGGAAGGGCCAGGCCCAGCTTGGGGGCTGGGCAGAGAACAAGTCCCTGCGCCTGCTTAACCTGGTCTATGATGTGACGCCCCCAGACCTGGTGGATTTGGTCATCACAGACTTGGGCATGATCCCCTGCACCTCAGTGCCTGTGGTCCTGCGCGTGAAGAACGTGGATCAGTAGTCGGAGCAGCTGCATGGACACTAATAAACCAGGCCCCAGTACTCTGTGTGTGCCATCTGTGGtgtggcagagccctggcaccCGTGTCATCCAAGTCatccagagctggcacagctctgcaccttCCTTGGTGCCTGTCCTCCCactccaggctgcagcacagacGGGTCTTCCCTGTCCCTAGGCTTCTCCTGTGGGGAAGCGATGACAGTGTGGTGATGGCCACTGGCTTACTTTCCTCGGAGATCTGGTGGCTCTCGGGCTGTGCTTCTGGCAGACCccgagctgggctggcaggggagaGCCCGGGACCCGAGCGGGACCGGCGGTGCCCGGGGCGGGGAAGCGGGACCGGCGGTGCCCGGGGCGGGGAAGCGGGACCGGCGCCGGTGCCCTGGGGCCCGAGCGGGACCGGCACCGGCGCGGGGCTCCCAGACCACTGGGGGCGGGGCCTGCCTCCGGGGGCGGGGCCATGCAAATCGCACCGCTGCTCTGGCAGGGCCAGCCTCTCCCTCATGGGGCGTGTCCATGCAAATGAGGCCCCGCCGCGCGGCATGACGGGACACAGCCCGCTCAGGGACCCCGCCGCCCTCGCCCgtgcgggccgggccgggccgggccgggccgtgcgGGAGCTGCGGCTCACAGCGCACGGAAGGAATTACACCGGGCAGATTGGTGCAGTCCGAGTGTGCTGGCCTGTGCGATATCACCACTGCAGCGTGACTGCATAATTTGTGTTAGAGGAGATGGTGCTGGTGCTCTGATATCCTTGTTTGGAGGGAGAGTTGAAATCAGGGCTGGCTAGCTACAGGTAGTGTGCACACGTTGTTTGTTGGTATTCCCAATTGCAGCCGCAGGGATCGTTTACAGACGCAGCAGCAGTCTGTACAGCAGCAGTGTTGCAAGCCCGACTGCACGGGGCCTCAGTGTCCAGTCCTTGCCCCATCTCCATCTCTGCTTAAATGTCCCAGGCTCTCTCCAGGCTCCGGCCTGCGGTTCCAGAAGCGCCACCGGCCCCACAGAGCGCTCGGTGGGACGGCAAGACTCGGGTTGGCATCCCAGCCAGCCCTCCGACCTCGCGGGAGGGACAAACGGGCAGAGACTTGGTCTGACTCGGGGTGCACCAAATTCCCACTCTCTGTAAGCCCGGCTGAACTCGCAGACTCGGCCGGGTGTGACCCAGACGGTGCTCACCGAACAGCACCCCGTTGACCGGGGtgtttccctgctcctgcagacaCGACGTGGGACAGGCCGGGATCATGCCCCCTTCGATGGCAGCAGTCCTTGGACCCCCTTTAGGGATCTGCTGCCAAGTACTGCCGGGAATGGGATCTGTGTCCTGGGCACCGGCACGGCCTGTTCGGAGAGCGCCCTGGGATGCCCCTGAAGCCGCGGCGATCCTCGAACCGCACACCGAGAGCGCCACCGGACCGGGCTGCCCTCGCTGCTTTCCCGTCCTGCCGGGGAATCCCAGACCCCTCGCGGGTCCCGGATCCCACGGCTCCGGTGTCCCTCGCCCCATCCTCAATGCAGGGCCCGGTGTACACTGCCCGCTCACCAACCACGGCGAGCGGCGCCCGCGGCTCGCGTCTCGCACTAAATACAAACGAAGCAAAAGAACAAAATGTACCACTCACTGTTTTTCATATCTGTCATTAACCACGTTACCAGGGGAGAGCGCGAACGCAGTCCCCCACTACCACAAATTATGCAGTCGAGTTTCCCGCATTTGGGGAAATCGCAGGGGTCAGCACACCCGGAGTGCAAGGGATGAGCCTCGCCCTGGGAAAACCACCTGCTTGATCATGGTGTCTCCCCTGCCAGGTAAGTATGCCCGACCAGCCCCACGCACCGCCTGCCCCGCCCCACGCACGCCCGCCCAGCAcacgcccggcccggcccggccccgaccccgcccggccctgccgcgctgcggcccggcccgcacggcccggcacggcccggcccgcgCCAAGCCCGCGGACGCGCCGGGACAGCGCGGGCCTGGCGCGGGATCGGGCCCGGCATGCCGCGCGGCGGGCATCTCATTTGCATGGACACGCCCTGTAAGGGCTGGCTCATTGACGGGCTCAGCCCATACTCGTCGCGTCCTTTTGACGCCATCAACTGGCCGTCCCCGGTTCTGGTTCGGTGCTGTCGGCGCGGCCCGCACCGGGGCCGTGGCTCTGGGAGCCCCCGATGGCGTCAGGCGCCGCCCGCGGGCCGCCGTGCCGGGAGCGGAGCAGCCGGGAGCGGCCGGGACGACGATCGGGTTCTGCCGGGCGGAGCCGGAGCCGTAGTGGGGAGCGGGAGGGTGAACAGAGAGCGCTCCGTATGTACCGGGGGCGGGCGGAGCGAGGCGGGGGCGCTCCCCGGGGTGCGAGGGGCTGCCGCCGTGCCCGGTGCTGCGGGACGTGCCGCGGGGCCTTGCTGCGTGCTGCGCTAACCGCGGTGTTTTGGGCAGGGGAGGAGCTGCCGGCGGGAGCCCTGCACGgtgaggatggagcagcagcgAAATCCCCGAGGAAACCGGGGCGGCCCCGAGCCGGTGCCCACGGCGCGGCGGAGCGGCGCGGCGAGAGCTCCGCCAACGGGGCAGTGGCGGCGCCGCGGGCCGGCGGGCGGCGCGGCAGGAAGGGCAAGGccgaggtgctgctgctggagctgtcccgGGCACCGGAGCCCCTCCGGGCGGACAAGGCGCTGGGCGGCGGCGAGGACGGGAACGGCGCCGAGAGCCCGCGGGGCGGGCGGCCCAAGAGGAGGGCGGCCAAAGTGTGAGTGCGGGTGGCCCGGGGGCCCCTGTGCTCTGGTGGGAGAGCAGGGAGTGCTCCGGCTGGATAAGGAAAGGCTCCAGCGAGAGCTCAGAGCCTCTGCCGGTGCCCGAAGGGCACAGAATAATTGGAGAGGGGCTTTGGATAAGGGCTGTAGGGACAgaacacagggaatggctccccaCTGCCAGGGTTAGGTGGGACATTGGGAATAAATCCCAACTTTTtggggtgggcaggccctggcacaggctgtccagagaagctgtggctgccctgtccctgggagtgttcaaggccaggttgaatggggcttggagcagcctgggctggtgggagatgtcccggcccatggcagggggtggaactggatgagctttagggTGTCTCCCACCCCAAGCCATTGCCTGATTCCATGATTCAAGGATCTGTGTCCCCAGAGGGTCTCAGTGTCTGCCCTGTAGCACTTTGTCCCCTGCTGGTGGGATTTACTGATTGCTCACAGACCAATCCTTCCCCACTTTAGGGAATGTGTTTGGATCcgggagcccctggcagggcgcagcagctgcctgtggcAGGAGGAATTTCCTTGCTTCCTGACAGAGCAGGAGGAGTTGTTGGTGGTAGCAGGGCGAGCTCAGGGAGGGGGAGGCCGGTGCTCAGAGCAGGCTCATTGCTCATTGCCCCGAGCACCGCCCgggggaggcagggctggcccgCCCGTGCCGAGCCGGGCCGTGCTCACCTGCAGGCGCTGCCCTGGCATGCAGGGCCCTGCtgtacctgcaggagctggccGAGGAGCTGATGCCGGCGTGCCAGCCCGCTGCCCCCGCCGAGGAGCCCGAGCGCGGCCCGGGCAAACGccgcaggaggaggaggagggaggaggacaCGGACAGCGACGACCCCGCCCGCGACGCTGACTTCGTGCCCtcgcaggaggggctgcaggccgaggaggaggaggaggagggcagcgACACGCTCAACAGCGAGGCATCGGAGCCAGAGCTGGAGGCACCCCGAGGGCACGGCGGGAGGACGGCGGCCACGGGGGTGAGGGCAAGGCTGGGGCTCTCCTGGGTCCGTGTTTGTccctgcacccacagctccaatggccctgctgtcccacagGGTCCCTgtttgtgtccctgcacccacagctccacatgaccctgctgtcccacagggtccctgctgccacagctgcaatggccctgctgtccctgtttgtgtccctgcacccacagctgcaatggccctgctgtccctgtttgtgtccctgcacccacagctccacatgaccctgctgtcccacaggggccctgctgccagggacaggggtggcacagggggaggCCCAAGGGCAGTGGCAGCCCTGGgtggtgggagcagggacaggagctctgggggagggagcagggggaggTGGAGGCAGGTCCTGAGGGGGTCCTGAGGGCTCCTGGGAGTCCCCCCAGGTGCTGTGTGTCTGCAGCCCAGTGTGGCatgctggcagtggctgggcagggctctgtTCCCGGGGGCTGTGGTGGTTCCCTCTGGGACAGGTGGTCCCCCAGGGCTTGCTCTGAGTGTGCTCTTGTGCCCAGAGATCCAAGCCCCAGTGCCGAGGCCTCGCCCCCAACGGCTTCCACAACTCCATCATGGCCCCAGTGGAGAAGAGCTCCAGCCTTACCTGCAGCCTGTGAGTGGGAACTCGGGGTGCTCGAGGCtcaggggggctgcaggggcagtgtgtgtgtcctggtgccaccctggcacaggtACAAGGGTGAAGGAGCACCTGCCTCGGGAATGTCGCTGTTCTGCTGGGGTGAGagggctgccaagggcaggggctgtgctgcaggaggggaggctgtgcccagcatgCAGGCAGGGGTGCTGCTcgtgcctgggcagggctgtgagcaggggctgtgagcagagtgCTGGATATGCCCGTGCAGGGCCATGGCTGACCAATGCCGTGCCCTGCAGGCGGGAGCAGAAGCACTCGCAGTGGGAGTTCCCTGACTGGatcccagtggcacacaggTGGACGTGTCTCTCTGACAGGtaccctgggagcagggccaaGGGAAAAGTGGCTGGGGTGAGCAAGGGGACGGGTGGCCTGTGCTCCCACACCCCTCTGTGTGTCTGCTGTGGGCTTTGGGGTCTCGGGTTTGGCCGTGGAGGAGCAcggccagcagcagggctgtgtgggggCTGGCGTGGTGCTGGGgcccggggctgtgctgggtggctggcaggggtggcagagctgctctcacttGTGCCTGCACAGCGAGGCTGCCCCGTACCTGCCCGCAGAGGAGGAGTCTCCCCTGTTCTCCATCCAGCGCGAGGGCATCAAGGACGACGGTGCCTTGTACAGGCTGAACAGGTGTGTGACGGGGTGTCCCAGGACAGCAGGCTGCTTGTGGCCTGgcaggctgtcccctgcctggCGTGGCAGTGCCTGtgaggtgtccccaggcccaGAGGGACAGTGCCTGTcaggctgtcccctgcctggCGTGGCAGTGCCTgtcaggctgtccccaggcccAGAGGGATGGTGGCTGTCCGGTGTCCCCGGGCCTGTCTGGACCAGGGGTTACCCTAGGGCTGCCCCCATGGGTTGGGCAGCCAGCCTGTTCTGTGCCCTGGGGTGCCACcagcccctggcccagctctctgcagccctcacccctgtgcccccaggttcagctctcagctcctttccccctgtgccccccaggttCAGCTCTCAGAagctttctctcctgtgccccccaggttcagctctcagctcctttccccctgtgccccccaggttcagctccctgcagccccacccCGAGCGCCGCGATGTCTCGTTCTTCGTGGGCGGCCCGGTGTGGGCCATGGCGTGGTGCCCGACGCCCGAGGGCTCCGCAGCCCCGCAGCTCGTGGCCGTGTCCTGCCACAGGAGCATGGAGGAGACCCACAGCGTGTCTGGGCTGCACTCAGggcctgccctcctgcagctctgggacctGGGCACGCTGCAGACGGAGCAGGGGTGAGTGGCCAGGCCCGGGGCTGGGCCCTGCCTCGGTTTGTGTCCCTCCATGGCTGTGTGGGTGGTGAGGCTTGTCCTCTCCAgagccaccagccccagcctgagccccgagggggctgtgctgctggccagccctgctTTTGGTGTGCCCTGGAGGGTATTGGAGCTGCTGGGCACCAGCTGCCGTGTTGCTCATGGCCAAACTCACGcccacagctctcccagcaaggccaggctggcCTATGCCATCGCTGCTGACCACGGCTGTGTGTGGGACATGAAGTTCTGCCCCAGCGGTGCCTGGGAGCCACCCACTGCAGCCCGTGTGGTgagtgctgctcagggctgccccgGGGGTGCTGCTCAGTGCCCCCATCCATGTCTGAgccctctgtccatccccagCACCCGGAGATGAGccggctgggcctgctggccgCTGCCTTCTCGGACGGCAGGGTGGTGGTGTACGCCCTGCCCCACCCCGAGGCCCTGCTCCACGCCAAGGCAACCCAGGTAAAAGGTAGGAAGAGCCACACTGCTGAGAGGGGCGTCCTGGCCCTCCTCCACCCGTgccagggtgggactgccagccccaggctgggcaccTCTGCCCACAGgagcctgctgtgccagggggctgtgcccagcctgggggcTTGATGGTGGGGAATGGGCCCACCTGATCCCTGGGCTGGGACCCTGGCATTTGCCACAGGGATAGTGTGGGATCCAGGCTGGCATCTGCCACAGGGATAGTGTGGGATCCAGGCTGGCATTTGCCACAGGGATAGTGTGGGATCCCAGGCTGCTTTTAGGTGCTGGGGGCTGCTTTGAGTACCCTTGTGCCCAGAGATCCAAGCCCCAGTGCCAAAGCCTTGCTTCCCGCAGCTTTCACAATTCCATTGTGGAATTCCAGGGGAGGAGGGCtccagcctcacctggggctcatccagaagggctcagagcctgTGTGAGAGGAGGCCACGTGCCGAGGGCTGCTCTGGTTCTGTCTCAGGggcactgcagcagcctggctgggatggagctgggcactgccagggggctcTCAGCAGCATCACTGTGAGTGCAGGGTGTGGCACTGCAGCCACAAACCGTGTCCCCAGCCATTCCCcatctccctgctgctccctccagccTGCTCCGTGTGTGAGGACAGGACAGGGAGTGCTGGGCCAGCTCAGGCTAATGGTGCCTGTAATGACTGTGCCGGGCTGGGCGGGATTGATGGCCGGCGCGTGCTGGCGGTGGGCACTGAGCTGTGACCAGCACGCAGCACTCCCACTCTGGCAGTGAGGAAtggccccctgtgcccccctgaGCTGCGGTGGGCACTGagctgtgaccagcaggcagcacTCTCCCCCTGGAAGTGGGAatggctccctgtgccccctgtgccccccgaGCTGGCTGTGCCCGcgctgctgcaggtgccaggcgCTGCCGCAGCCCCCCAGGGCACGTCGTGCAGGGCCCTCCCATCACTGGCTGCGGCTGCACGCACACTCCTtgtgctcagggctgctctccagccacagcagcagtgccaggctgtgctgacaggccctgctgggggctcccagactgtgctggctgtccctgtggcactgggatccccatccctgtaggggcactgggacccccatccctgtgctgtccctttGGCACTGGGGACCCCCATCTCTGCATTCCTgcggggcagagctggggctggtcTCTGCTGCATCCTGGctgtcacagctgtgcccaggagcaTGCACAGCTCCTCTGTGTCTCCCCCCATGGctgccaggctccaggctgTGACGTGCCTGTcactgtgctggggacagccccacaCTGGGGGTCAGGGACCCCGGGCCCGATGGATGTGGGACAGGTCCCCACAGCTCCCCTCTCATTGAGGGGCAGCATCCTCTGGCAGACAGGTGCGTGGTGCTCCTATGGGTGTCCTGCCCTGAGCTGTTGGGTGTGGGGTctctgcagcctgccctgccctgcagtgctgcctggctgctgcagtgctgtcaGCCATGGAGAGatgccctgcacagctgctccctgcagtgcccagagtCAGGTCTGGCCCCTGTGTGTCACCGTGTCACCTCAGCTTCAGTGCAGCCATGGTGGAGCAGGAGCCCATCATCTCTGCCTGAGGGTGTTTCAGGGGCTGCTTCCTCCAGCACAGAGGCAGGCCTGGCTCCTGGGGCCTGTGCCACCTGTTtgctcctccctgtgcttcagctcctgctgtgctggggcacgGCTCGGGGGAATGGTGGGACAGGGACTGGGAGCCCTGGCCAGGGCCGTGAGGAGCTGCCATCCAGGCTCCAGGCAGGGAGCTCCCAGGACAGCCAAAGCCTGCCCTGACCCCCTTCTGCTCTCTTCTAGATGGGTCCCTCCACAAGCACCTTATCTGCAAGGTCAGTGTTCCTGCCATGGTGATCCCTGCCAGCTTCCCCAGCGTGCAGgtggcagagcctggggagcCGAGGCACCTGCCCAGCGTTGGAGGGGCACAGCAGCGCCGTGCCcaccccag
This sequence is a window from Zonotrichia albicollis isolate bZonAlb1 chromosome 3, bZonAlb1.hap1, whole genome shotgun sequence. Protein-coding genes within it:
- the GTF3C2 gene encoding general transcription factor 3C polypeptide 2 isoform X1, giving the protein MASGAARGPPCRERSSRERPGRRSGSAGRSRSRSGEREGEQRALREELPAGALHGEDGAAAKSPRKPGRPRAGAHGAAERRGESSANGAVAAPRAGGRRGRKGKAEVLLLELSRAPEPLRADKALGGGEDGNGAESPRGGRPKRRAAKVALLYLQELAEELMPACQPAAPAEEPERGPGKRRRRRRREEDTDSDDPARDADFVPSQEGLQAEEEEEEGSDTLNSEASEPELEAPRGHGGRTAATGRSKPQCRGLAPNGFHNSIMAPVEKSSSLTCSLREQKHSQWEFPDWIPVAHRWTCLSDSEAAPYLPAEEESPLFSIQREGIKDDGALYRLNRFSSLQPHPERRDVSFFVGGPVWAMAWCPTPEGSAAPQLVAVSCHRSMEETHSVSGLHSGPALLQLWDLGTLQTEQGSPSKARLAYAIAADHGCVWDMKFCPSGAWEPPTAARVHPEMSRLGLLAAAFSDGRVVVYALPHPEALLHAKATQVKDGSLHKHLICKVQCIATLQVGSVQAGHAPECGQCFSLSWMPSKPHHHLAAGFYDGTVAVWNLLTKSLLQCVHQPDGSLKLYPFRCFLAHDQAVRSIEWCKADSNFLVTVGSDRKIKFWDLRRLYEPINSIKRFLSTEVAWLLPYNGITVAQDNCYAPYGLCGIHYIDAGYLGFKAYFVAPRKGTVWSISGSDWLNTVAAGDITGELVAAVLPDLAVNPLNVKRSSDRRFPVYKADLLPCSPEGPQGSEQGLPRTHRYSEMAARSYLRFQDTDLRSFQNLPSREPMRRMHVQELKAELSLDRLQLEALHKGLLSPQVRFSPNLDSQGWLLSGGQAGIVRAHCLAGLASVGRQLLPECQARFSVLYGDIHSSPGPPEPSLLPGE
- the GTF3C2 gene encoding general transcription factor 3C polypeptide 2 isoform X3, which translates into the protein MASGAARGPPCRERSSRERPGRRSGSAGRSRSRSGEREGEQRALREELPAGALHGEDGAAAKSPRKPGRPRAGAHGAAERRGESSANGAVAAPRAGGRRGRKGKAEVLLLELSRAPEPLRADKALGGGEDGNGAESPRGGRPKRRAAKVALLYLQELAEELMPACQPAAPAEEPERGPGKRRRRRRREEDTDSDDPARDADFVPSQEGLQAEEEEEEGSDTLNSEASEPELEAPRGHGGRTAATGRSKPQCRGLAPNGFHNSIMAPVEKSSSLTCSLREQKHSQWEFPDWIPVAHRWTCLSDSEAAPYLPAEEESPLFSIQREGIKDDGALYRLNRFSSLQPHPERRDVSFFVGGPVWAMAWCPTPEGSAAPQLVAVSCHRSMEETHSVSGLHSGPALLQLWDLGTLQTEQGSPSKARLAYAIAADHGCVWDMKFCPSGAWEPPTAARVHPEMSRLGLLAAAFSDGRVVVYALPHPEALLHAKATQVQCIATLQVGSVQAGHAPECGQCFSLSWMPSKPHHHLAAGFYDGTVAVWNLLTKSLLQCVHQPDGSLKLYPFRCFLAHDQAVRSIEWCKADSNFLVTVGSDRKIKFWDLRRLYEPINSIKRFLSTEVAWLLPYNGITVAQDNCYAPYGLCGIHYIDAGYLGFKAYFVAPRKGTVWSISGSDWLNTVAAGDITGELVAAVLPDLAVNPLNVKRSSDRRFPVYKADLLPCSPEGPQGSEQGLPRTHRYSEMAARSYLRFQDTDLRSFQNLPSREPMRRMHVQELKAELSLDRLQLEALHKGLLSPQVRFSPNLDSQGWLLSGGQAGIVRAHCLAGLASVGRQLLPECQARFSVLYGDIHSSPGPPEPSLLPGE
- the GTF3C2 gene encoding general transcription factor 3C polypeptide 2 isoform X2, with protein sequence MASGAARGPPCRERSSRERPGRRSGSAGRSRSRSGEREGEQRALREELPAGALHGEDGAAAKSPRKPGRPRAGAHGAAERRGESSANGAVAAPRAGGRRGRKGKAEVLLLELSRAPEPLRADKALGGGEDGNGAESPRGGRPKRRAAKVALLYLQELAEELMPACQPAAPAEEPERGPGKRRRRRRREEDTDSDDPARDADFVPSQEGLQAEEEEEEGSDTLNSEASEPELEAPRGHGGRTAATGRSKPQCRGLAPNGFHNSIMAPVEKSSSLTCSLREQKHSQWEFPDWIPVAHRWTCLSDSEAAPYLPAEEESPLFSIQREGIKDDGALYRLNRFSSLQPHPERRDVSFFVGGPVWAMAWCPTPEGSAAPQLVAVSCHRSMEETHSVSGLHSGPALLQLWDLGTLQTEQGSPSKARLAYAIAADHGCVWDMKFCPSGAWEPPTAARVHPEMSRLGLLAAAFSDGRVVVYALPHPEALLHAKATQVKDGSLHKHLICKVQCIATLQVGSVQAGHAPECGQCFSLSWMPSKPHHHLAAGFYDGTVAVWNLLTKSLLQCVHQPDGSLKLYPFRCFLAHDQAVRSIEWCKADSNFLVTVGSDRKIKFWDLRRLYEPINSIKRFLSTEVAWLLPYNGITVAQDNCYAPYGLCGIHYIDAGYLGFKAYFVAPRKGTVWSISGSDWLNTVAAGDITGELVAAVLPDLAVNPLNVKRSSDRRFPVYKADLLPCSPEGPQGSEQGLPRTHRYSEMAARSYLRFQDTDLRSFQNLPSREPMRRMHVQELKAELSLDRLQLEALHKVRFSPNLDSQGWLLSGGQAGIVRAHCLAGLASVGRQLLPECQARFSVLYGDIHSSPGPPEPSLLPGE